In Staphylococcus lloydii, the following proteins share a genomic window:
- the isaB gene encoding immunodominant staphylococcal antigen IsaB family protein: protein MNKVSKIALASSLVFGTTIGANALASQNVQNEAHAAQTPYYNYTGYTSASSNFILDKNFKNAIKYDNLKINGYKISKGDSNTSKMVDKYDQSFRVVGENKADSVTFDLDGKSVSKEALFNAYGQAKASPTDSPAGLNYIYNIGGKKVQFYLNDGYVTKVQINS from the coding sequence GTGAATAAAGTTTCAAAAATCGCTTTAGCAAGTAGTTTAGTATTTGGCACAACGATAGGAGCTAATGCTTTAGCTTCCCAAAATGTTCAAAATGAAGCCCATGCTGCGCAAACGCCTTATTACAATTATACAGGCTATACTTCTGCAAGTAGTAACTTTATATTGGATAAAAACTTCAAAAATGCAATTAAGTACGATAATTTAAAAATCAATGGATATAAAATTTCTAAGGGAGATTCAAATACTAGTAAAATGGTAGACAAGTATGATCAATCTTTTCGCGTAGTGGGTGAAAATAAAGCCGATTCTGTAACTTTTGATTTAGATGGTAAATCTGTTTCAAAAGAAGCTTTATTTAATGCTTACGGACAAGCTAAAGCTTCGCCAACTGACTCACCGGCAGGCCTAAATTATATTTACAATATCGGTGGTAAAAAAGTTCAATTTTATCTCAACGATGGATATGTTACAAAAGTTCAAATTAATAGTTAA
- a CDS encoding DMT family transporter, with protein MAIITEITGSVSLKASEGFSKLYPSLSAIFSFIICFYFFSLAMKYLPLGLSYATWAGLGLVLSTILSVVIFKESLNSIGIISIIFITIGIVLLNTIGTSR; from the coding sequence ATAGCAATAATAACCGAAATAACTGGTAGTGTATCATTGAAAGCTTCAGAAGGTTTTAGCAAATTATATCCAAGTTTATCCGCAATATTTTCTTTTATAATTTGTTTTTATTTTTTTAGTTTAGCAATGAAATACCTACCTTTAGGCTTAAGTTACGCAACATGGGCTGGCTTAGGTTTAGTGCTAAGTACAATCCTTTCAGTCGTAATATTCAAAGAATCGCTGAACTCAATCGGGATTATATCAATAATATTTATAACAATTGGTATCGTTTTACTAAATACTATTGGTACATCAAGATAA
- a CDS encoding type 1 glutamine amidotransferase family protein, whose product MKKALFLLLDEFADWEGAYLSSTLHQSDSWSVSTVSINKKVSSLGGFSVLVDYVIDGEPKDYDLLVMIGGDSWDIDSERLFNFVNEAFKKNIVIGAICGAVDYLARNGFLNKYKHTGNSAYMWQNYKKYKPEFKFIEKQSVRDNSLITANGTAPLEFTESILREIDFTSEENIKKKMFMNRFGFYKYSEKYGNPYV is encoded by the coding sequence TTGAAAAAAGCTTTATTTCTTTTATTAGATGAGTTTGCAGATTGGGAAGGTGCATATCTATCTTCAACTTTACATCAAAGTGATAGTTGGTCTGTAAGTACTGTTTCTATTAATAAAAAGGTGTCTTCTTTGGGCGGTTTTTCTGTTTTAGTAGACTATGTTATTGATGGTGAACCCAAGGATTATGACCTGTTAGTCATGATTGGAGGGGATTCGTGGGATATTGATTCTGAGAGGCTTTTTAATTTCGTTAATGAAGCATTTAAGAAAAATATAGTAATTGGTGCTATATGTGGTGCAGTTGATTATTTAGCTAGAAATGGTTTTTTGAATAAATATAAACATACTGGTAATTCGGCTTATATGTGGCAAAATTATAAAAAATATAAACCTGAGTTTAAATTTATAGAGAAGCAAAGTGTTAGAGATAATTCGCTTATAACAGCAAATGGTACAGCTCCACTTGAATTTACTGAATCAATTTTAAGAGAGATTGATTTTACTTCTGAAGAAAACATTAAAAAGAAAATGTTTATGAATAGATTTGGCTTCTATAAATATAGTGAAAAATATGGAAATCCGTATGTATAA
- a CDS encoding YfcE family phosphodiesterase yields MAKWIIVSDNHTEKGILFDVINQYDDVDVALHLGDSEFTYDDTELSYFHRVKGNTDFYPEFPNDLTISENGINAYVTHGHLFQVNYSRERLAATAKSKACQFAFYGHTHVAKYECIDGVHVINPGSISQSRSNIEETYAELIINDNNTAATLNFRNRDHQVIDTINFDI; encoded by the coding sequence ATGGCAAAATGGATAATTGTAAGTGACAACCATACTGAAAAAGGTATTTTATTCGATGTAATTAATCAATATGATGATGTAGATGTAGCATTGCATTTAGGAGATTCAGAATTTACTTACGATGATACAGAACTAAGTTATTTTCACAGAGTAAAAGGTAATACAGACTTTTATCCAGAATTTCCCAATGACCTAACGATTAGCGAAAATGGCATAAATGCATATGTAACTCATGGTCATTTATTCCAAGTAAACTATTCTCGTGAAAGATTGGCCGCAACGGCTAAAAGTAAAGCGTGTCAATTTGCTTTTTACGGCCATACACATGTAGCTAAATATGAGTGTATAGATGGCGTTCACGTAATTAACCCGGGCAGTATTTCACAATCTAGAAGTAATATAGAAGAGACATATGCTGAACTAATTATTAACGACAATAATACTGCTGCGACACTTAATTTCAGAAATCGTGATCATCAAGTGATTGATACTATAAATTTCGATATTTAA
- a CDS encoding XTP/dITP diphosphatase codes for MKDIVIASNNKGKLNDFKVIFPDFNIIPISDLVEGFDVEETGTTFEENAKLKSEAGAQAVNKTVIADDSGLEVKALNGEPGVYSARYAGTEKDDEANIEKVLDKLGDDTNREARFVCVISMTTAEGETIQFRGELTGEITLDKIGEEGFGYDPIFYVSEKNKTLAQMPAEDKNEISHRKKAIAQLQSYLEGVN; via the coding sequence ATGAAAGATATAGTCATAGCATCTAATAATAAAGGTAAACTTAATGACTTTAAAGTTATTTTTCCAGACTTCAATATCATACCCATTAGTGATTTAGTTGAAGGTTTTGATGTTGAAGAAACAGGGACTACTTTTGAAGAAAATGCAAAGCTAAAATCTGAAGCTGGTGCCCAAGCAGTCAACAAAACAGTTATAGCAGACGATAGCGGTTTAGAAGTTAAGGCATTAAATGGTGAACCTGGTGTATACTCTGCTAGATATGCAGGCACTGAGAAAGATGATGAGGCTAATATTGAAAAAGTATTAGATAAATTAGGTGATGACACAAATCGTGAAGCACGTTTTGTTTGTGTCATTAGCATGACGACTGCTGAAGGTGAAACGATACAATTTAGAGGTGAACTAACTGGTGAAATTACTCTAGATAAAATAGGGGAAGAAGGTTTTGGCTACGACCCTATATTTTATGTGTCAGAAAAAAATAAAACTTTAGCACAAATGCCAGCAGAAGATAAAAATGAAATCAGCCATAGAAAGAAAGCCATCGCTCAATTACAAAGTTATTTAGAAGGTGTAAATTAA
- the racE gene encoding glutamate racemase: MDKPIGVIDSGVGGLTVASEIIRQLPNETIYYLGDIKRCPYGPRSGEEVKQFTIQLVEKLMQYDIKMLVIACNTATAVALDALQERLTIPVIGVIEPGARTAIMTTQNQNVLILGTEGTVKSEAYRHHIKNINPNVEVTGIACPGFVPLVEQMRYKDPTITSIVIHQTLKQWRNSKADTVILGCTHYPLLYKYIYDYFDGTKTVISSGLETAREVSALLTFSNEHAGYKKNPQHKFFATGDTEHIERIIKEWLNMTVEVEKVNVEEQVENERYSHSI; this comes from the coding sequence ATGGATAAACCAATTGGAGTTATAGATTCTGGAGTAGGTGGTTTAACCGTTGCTAGCGAAATCATACGACAATTACCTAACGAAACAATTTATTATTTGGGTGATATTAAAAGATGTCCGTATGGTCCAAGATCTGGTGAAGAGGTTAAACAGTTCACAATACAACTTGTAGAGAAACTTATGCAATACGATATTAAAATGTTAGTCATCGCATGTAACACTGCTACAGCAGTTGCTTTAGACGCACTACAAGAAAGGTTAACAATACCAGTAATTGGTGTAATCGAACCGGGCGCAAGAACCGCTATCATGACGACACAAAATCAAAATGTTTTAATATTAGGTACAGAAGGTACTGTTAAATCAGAGGCATATCGTCACCATATAAAAAATATTAATCCTAACGTAGAAGTGACTGGTATAGCTTGCCCTGGATTTGTACCATTAGTAGAGCAAATGCGATATAAAGACCCAACTATTACAAGCATCGTCATTCACCAAACTTTAAAACAATGGCGTAATAGTAAAGCTGACACTGTAATTTTAGGGTGTACGCATTATCCATTATTATATAAATATATTTATGACTATTTTGATGGTACGAAGACTGTCATTTCATCAGGTTTAGAAACTGCCAGAGAAGTGAGTGCATTATTAACATTCAGTAATGAACACGCTGGCTACAAAAAAAATCCACAACATAAATTTTTTGCTACAGGAGATACTGAACACATCGAAAGAATAATTAAAGAGTGGTTAAATATGACTGTAGAAGTTGAAAAAGTTAATGTAGAGGAGCAGGTTGAAAATGAAAGATATAGTCATAGCATCTAA
- the sdhB gene encoding succinate dehydrogenase iron-sulfur subunit has translation MAETKEANDVQDVQSTEQSNQQKTIKLIIKRQDDDKSKPYMEEFEIPYRENLNVIACLMEIRRNPVNSKGEKTTPVTWDMNCLEEVCGACSMVINGKARQSCSAIVDYLEQPIRLEPMSTFPVIRDLQVDRSRMFDNLKRMKAWVPIDGTYDLGPGPRMPEKKRQTAYELSKCMTCGVCLEVCPNVTQNNDFVGAQAISQVRLFNLHPTGSMTKDERLEALMGGGGLQACGNSQNCVNACPKGIPLTTSIAALNRETSFHMFKSFFGSDHQVH, from the coding sequence ATGGCAGAAACTAAAGAAGCAAATGACGTACAAGATGTTCAAAGTACAGAACAAAGCAATCAACAAAAAACGATTAAATTAATTATCAAACGACAAGATGATGATAAATCTAAACCTTACATGGAAGAATTCGAAATTCCATATCGCGAAAACTTAAACGTTATTGCATGTTTAATGGAAATCAGAAGAAATCCTGTAAATAGTAAAGGTGAAAAAACAACACCTGTAACTTGGGATATGAACTGTCTTGAAGAAGTATGTGGTGCTTGTTCAATGGTAATCAATGGTAAAGCGAGACAATCATGTTCAGCGATTGTTGACTACTTAGAACAACCTATTCGCTTAGAACCAATGAGTACTTTCCCAGTTATTCGTGACTTACAAGTAGATCGTTCTAGAATGTTCGATAACTTAAAACGTATGAAAGCATGGGTTCCAATCGATGGTACTTATGATTTAGGCCCTGGTCCACGTATGCCTGAGAAAAAACGTCAAACTGCCTATGAACTTTCAAAATGTATGACTTGTGGTGTTTGTTTAGAAGTTTGTCCTAACGTTACTCAAAATAATGATTTCGTTGGTGCTCAAGCAATTTCTCAAGTTAGATTATTTAACTTACATCCAACTGGTTCTATGACAAAAGATGAAAGATTAGAAGCTTTAATGGGTGGTGGAGGATTACAAGCATGTGGTAATTCTCAAAACTGTGTTAATGCTTGTCCAAAAGGTATTCCTTTGACGACTTCAATTGCAGCATTAAATAGAGAAACATCATTCCATATGTTTAAATCATTCTTTGGTTCAGACCATCAAGTTCATTAA
- the sdhA gene encoding succinate dehydrogenase flavoprotein subunit yields MAEKKVIVVGGGLAGLMATIKAAEQGAYVDLFSIVPVKRSHSVCAQGGINGAVNTKGEGDSPAVHLDDTVYGGDFLANQPPVKAMTDAAPKIIHLLDRMGVMFNRTNEGLLDFRRFGGTLHHRTAYAGATTGQQLLYALDEQVRSHEVDGLVNKFEGWEFLGIVKDDDNMARGIVAQNLTTSEIKSFGADAVIMATGGPGIIFGKTTNSMINTGSAASIAYQDGALYANGEFIQIHPTAIPGDDKLRLMSESARGEGGRIWTYKDGKPWYFLEEKYPDYGNLVPRDIATREIFDVCVNQKLGINGENMVYLDLSHKDPHELDVKLGGIIEIYEKFTGDDPKKVPMKIFPAVHYSMGGLYVDYDQMTNIKGLFAAGECDFSQHGGNRLGANSLLSAIYGGTVAGPNAIKYIENIETSYEDLGDEIYERKVREEQEKFDKLLQMKGDENAYKLHRELGEVMTANVTVVRENDKLLETDKKIQELMERYNNIDIEDTQTWSNQAVFFTRQLWNMLELARVITIGAYNRNESRGAHYKPEFPDRNDEEWLKTTLAEFQGKSQAPKFTYEDVDISLVAPRKRDYTAKSKGGK; encoded by the coding sequence ATGGCAGAGAAGAAAGTTATTGTTGTCGGTGGAGGACTTGCCGGTCTGATGGCAACAATTAAAGCAGCAGAACAAGGTGCATATGTAGACTTGTTCTCAATCGTGCCTGTTAAACGTTCACACTCTGTTTGTGCCCAAGGTGGTATAAATGGAGCAGTAAATACAAAAGGTGAAGGAGATTCTCCAGCAGTTCACCTTGATGACACAGTATATGGTGGAGACTTCTTAGCAAACCAACCACCAGTAAAAGCAATGACAGATGCAGCGCCAAAAATCATCCACTTGTTAGACCGTATGGGCGTAATGTTTAATAGAACTAACGAAGGTTTATTAGACTTCAGACGTTTTGGTGGTACGTTACACCACAGAACAGCTTATGCAGGTGCAACAACAGGGCAACAATTACTTTATGCTTTAGACGAACAAGTTCGTAGTCATGAAGTAGATGGCCTTGTAAACAAATTTGAAGGATGGGAATTTTTAGGCATAGTCAAAGATGATGACAATATGGCAAGAGGTATCGTAGCGCAAAACCTTACGACTTCTGAAATTAAGTCATTCGGCGCTGACGCTGTAATTATGGCTACAGGTGGCCCTGGTATCATCTTTGGTAAAACGACAAACTCTATGATTAACACAGGATCAGCAGCATCAATTGCATATCAAGATGGTGCATTATATGCGAACGGTGAGTTTATCCAAATTCACCCTACAGCAATTCCTGGTGATGACAAATTAAGATTAATGAGTGAGTCAGCACGTGGTGAAGGTGGCCGTATTTGGACTTATAAAGACGGAAAACCTTGGTATTTCTTAGAAGAAAAATATCCTGACTATGGTAACTTAGTACCTCGTGACATTGCGACACGTGAAATCTTCGATGTTTGTGTTAACCAAAAATTAGGTATTAACGGTGAAAACATGGTTTACTTAGACCTTTCACACAAAGACCCACATGAATTAGACGTTAAACTTGGTGGTATCATCGAAATTTACGAAAAATTCACTGGTGACGATCCTAAGAAAGTGCCTATGAAGATTTTCCCTGCTGTCCATTATTCAATGGGTGGTTTATACGTAGACTATGATCAAATGACTAATATTAAAGGTCTATTTGCAGCTGGTGAATGTGATTTCTCTCAACATGGTGGTAACCGTTTAGGTGCGAACTCATTATTATCTGCAATTTATGGCGGTACTGTTGCCGGACCTAATGCGATTAAATATATTGAAAACATCGAAACTTCTTACGAAGATTTAGGTGATGAAATTTATGAACGTAAAGTACGTGAAGAGCAAGAAAAATTCGACAAGTTACTTCAAATGAAAGGCGACGAAAATGCCTACAAACTTCATAGAGAGCTTGGCGAAGTGATGACAGCTAACGTAACTGTTGTACGTGAAAATGATAAATTACTAGAAACTGACAAAAAAATTCAAGAATTGATGGAACGTTACAATAATATTGATATTGAGGATACACAAACTTGGAGTAACCAAGCAGTATTCTTTACTCGCCAACTATGGAACATGTTAGAGCTAGCAAGAGTTATTACTATTGGTGCATATAACCGTAACGAATCTCGAGGCGCACACTACAAACCTGAGTTCCCAGATAGAAATGACGAAGAGTGGTTAAAAACAACTTTAGCTGAGTTCCAAGGTAAAAGCCAAGCTCCTAAATTTACTTATGAAGATGTAGATATAAGTTTAGTAGCACCTCGTAAACGTGACTATACGGCTAAGTCTAAAGGAGGTAAATAA
- a CDS encoding succinate dehydrogenase cytochrome b558 subunit: MAYTKNQFYLRRLHSLLGVIPIGGFLLVHLLVNHQATKGASAFDKAAGFMESLPFLIVLEFLFIYIPIFYHGVYGVFIAFTAKENVGHYSLFRNWMFLLQRITGVITFVFVGIHLWQTRIQVALGHPVNFTLVHDIVSNPLWLIFYIVCTLSVTFHFANGLWSFLVTWGVLQSKKSQQAFTWVSLIVFLVVSYIGVSAILAFL; this comes from the coding sequence TTGGCTTACACGAAAAATCAATTCTATTTAAGACGCTTACACTCATTACTAGGCGTAATTCCAATTGGTGGCTTTTTACTTGTGCATCTACTTGTAAACCATCAAGCAACTAAAGGTGCGTCTGCTTTTGATAAAGCAGCAGGATTCATGGAATCTTTACCATTTTTAATTGTTTTGGAATTTTTATTTATTTACATTCCTATTTTCTATCATGGTGTATATGGCGTTTTCATTGCGTTTACAGCAAAAGAAAACGTTGGACATTATTCACTATTTAGAAACTGGATGTTTTTACTACAAAGAATTACAGGTGTAATTACTTTCGTATTCGTTGGTATTCACTTATGGCAAACACGTATTCAAGTTGCGTTAGGTCATCCGGTGAACTTTACATTAGTACATGACATAGTTTCAAATCCATTGTGGTTAATCTTTTACATAGTCTGTACACTTTCAGTGACATTCCACTTTGCGAACGGATTATGGTCATTCTTAGTTACATGGGGTGTCTTACAATCTAAGAAATCTCAACAAGCATTCACTTGGGTTTCATTAATTGTATTCTTAGTAGTTAGTTACATCGGTGTTAGTGCAATTTTAGCGTTCTTATAA
- the uvrC gene encoding excinuclease ABC subunit UvrC has product METYQEQIKQKLTVVPMEPGCYLMKDRNNQVIYVGKAKKLRNRLRSYFTGAHDAKTTRLVSEIRNFEYIVTSSETESLLLELNLIKQYQPRYNILLKDDKSYPFIKITKEKHPKLIVTRTVKKGTGKYFGPYPNAYSAQETKKLLDRIYPFRKCDKMPDKLCLYYHIGQCMGPCVYPVEQSKYAEMTREISDFLNGEDKTILRNLEERMQKASEELDFERAKEYRDLIEHINNLTKKQKIISKDYTVRDVFGYSVSKGWMCIQVFFVRQGNMIKRDATMIPLQQTEEEEFYTFIGQFYDLNQHILPKEVHVPKNLNKDVINSVVDTKIVQPQKGKKKEMVDLANHNAEITLDNKFELIAKDESRTVKAIEELGERMGIQTPIRIEAFDNSNIQGVDPVSAMVSFVDGKPNKKGYRKYKIKSVEGPDDYKSMREVVRRRYTRVLTEGTPLPDLIIVDGGKGHMSGVIDVLENELGLDIPVAGLKKNDKHQTSDLLYGASAEVVPLKKNSQAFYLLHRIQDEVHRFAITFHRQTRQKTGLQSVLDTVDGIGSKRKTKLLRTFGSIKKMKEASIEDFTKTGLPKNVAENLYDALKN; this is encoded by the coding sequence ATGGAAACTTATCAAGAGCAAATAAAACAAAAATTAACGGTCGTACCGATGGAACCCGGTTGTTATTTAATGAAAGATAGAAATAACCAAGTTATATATGTAGGAAAAGCTAAAAAATTAAGAAATAGATTACGCTCTTATTTTACTGGGGCACATGATGCAAAAACAACGCGACTGGTCAGTGAAATTAGAAATTTTGAATATATCGTAACTTCTAGTGAAACAGAATCATTGTTACTAGAGTTAAACTTAATAAAACAATATCAACCGCGTTACAATATATTGTTGAAGGACGATAAAAGTTATCCATTCATCAAAATAACTAAAGAAAAGCATCCGAAGTTAATCGTTACGCGTACTGTAAAAAAAGGCACTGGTAAATATTTCGGACCTTATCCTAATGCTTATTCAGCACAGGAAACAAAGAAATTACTTGATCGTATTTATCCATTTAGAAAATGTGATAAAATGCCTGACAAATTATGTCTTTATTACCATATTGGGCAATGTATGGGGCCGTGTGTATATCCAGTGGAACAAAGTAAATACGCTGAAATGACACGAGAAATATCCGATTTTCTTAATGGTGAAGATAAAACTATCTTACGTAATTTGGAAGAACGTATGCAAAAAGCAAGTGAAGAACTAGACTTTGAACGTGCAAAAGAATATAGAGATTTAATTGAACATATAAACAACTTAACGAAGAAACAAAAGATTATTTCAAAAGACTATACTGTAAGAGATGTTTTTGGTTACAGCGTATCTAAAGGTTGGATGTGCATCCAAGTCTTCTTCGTGCGACAAGGTAATATGATAAAACGTGATGCTACAATGATTCCGTTACAACAGACGGAAGAGGAAGAGTTCTATACGTTTATTGGACAATTTTATGATTTAAATCAACACATTTTACCTAAAGAAGTTCATGTACCTAAAAATTTAAATAAAGATGTGATTAACTCGGTCGTGGATACTAAAATTGTACAACCACAAAAAGGTAAGAAAAAAGAAATGGTTGATTTAGCTAATCATAATGCAGAAATTACGTTAGATAATAAATTTGAACTTATTGCAAAAGATGAATCTCGTACCGTTAAAGCAATAGAAGAATTAGGCGAAAGAATGGGTATTCAAACGCCAATTCGAATCGAAGCTTTTGATAATTCAAATATTCAAGGTGTAGATCCAGTTTCGGCTATGGTGTCATTTGTCGATGGTAAACCTAATAAAAAAGGTTACCGCAAATATAAAATTAAAAGCGTAGAAGGTCCGGATGATTATAAATCTATGCGAGAAGTCGTTAGAAGAAGATATACACGTGTATTAACAGAAGGTACGCCATTGCCTGATCTCATTATTGTTGATGGTGGTAAAGGACATATGAGTGGCGTAATAGATGTTTTAGAAAATGAACTTGGTTTAGATATTCCTGTGGCAGGTTTAAAGAAAAATGATAAACACCAAACTTCTGACTTACTTTATGGTGCGAGTGCCGAAGTCGTACCGTTGAAGAAAAATAGCCAAGCATTTTACCTGTTACATCGTATTCAAGATGAAGTGCATAGATTTGCTATTACTTTCCATCGACAAACTAGACAAAAAACAGGACTGCAATCCGTGCTCGATACAGTTGATGGTATCGGTTCGAAACGAAAAACTAAATTATTAAGAACTTTTGGATCGATTAAAAAAATGAAAGAGGCATCTATTGAAGATTTTACAAAAACAGGATTACCAAAAAATGTTGCTGAAAACCTTTATGATGCACTCAAAAATTAG
- the trxA gene encoding thioredoxin — MAIVKATDSNFDENIKSGVNLVDFWATWCGPCKMIAPVLEELAGDYDGKANILKLDVDENPSTAAKFEVMSIPTLIVFKDGEPVDKVVGFQPKENLAEVIDKHL, encoded by the coding sequence ATGGCAATCGTAAAAGCAACTGATTCAAACTTTGATGAAAATATTAAATCTGGAGTTAACTTAGTAGATTTTTGGGCAACTTGGTGTGGACCTTGTAAAATGATAGCACCAGTTCTAGAAGAACTTGCTGGTGACTATGATGGAAAAGCAAATATCTTAAAATTAGACGTTGATGAAAACCCATCAACTGCAGCTAAATTTGAAGTTATGAGTATTCCAACTCTAATTGTGTTTAAAGATGGAGAACCAGTTGATAAAGTTGTTGGTTTCCAACCTAAAGAAAACTTAGCAGAAGTTATCGATAAACATCTATAA